One Equus quagga isolate Etosha38 chromosome 5, UCLA_HA_Equagga_1.0, whole genome shotgun sequence genomic window carries:
- the PDZK1IP1 gene encoding PDZK1-interacting protein 1, whose amino-acid sequence MSTLGLVMLSLLAAVPPASCQQGLGNLQPWMQGLIAVAVFLVLVAIAFAVNHFWCQEEPEPVNMVLTTGTKADGILVGTDGRYSSMAASFRSSEHENAYENIPEEEGRVRSTPM is encoded by the exons ATGTCAACCCTCGGCCTGGTCATGCTGAGCCTGCTCGCGGCAGTGCCACCTGCCAGCTGTCAACAAG GCCTGGGGAACCTGCAGCCCTGGATGCAGGGCCTGATCGCCGTGGCCGTGTTCCTGGTCCTCGTAGCAATTGCCTTTGCTGTCAACCACTTCTGGTGCCAGGAAGAGCC GGAGCCGGTGAACATGGTCCTGACCACTGGGACCAAGGCAGATGGCATCCTGGTAGGCACGGACGGAAGGTACTCCTCGATGGCGGCCAGCTTCAG GTCCAGCGAGCACGAGAATGCCTATGAAAACATTCCcgaggaggagggcagggtccGGAGCACCCCCATGTGA